GAGCTCCACACActgtaacttaaaaaaacacaaatgaatgagGCCAGAACTTTGGAAGAGACCCTCTAGATTTTTCCTGTACTGCTGAAGACTAATACTAGCTTCAGCTGGACTTTGgaagtcatttttacacaaaacaaggactgtggattttgtctgtGATCTCTTTGCAGCCAGTACGGACAGGAGGAGTGATTACAGCCTCCAAAAACAAGTTACATATAGACATGCTAGTattgtttgaaaaaatgtgtaTCTAACCTTTGATCAAGGTATAATTAATCATTGGCAATTATCACATGGCTTCAGTAGGAAGCACACTTTACAGCACCCCAGTCTGgtctctgtttttcctggtttgggcCCCTTAGTTCCACTGAAGGGAAGGAAAGCTTAATGCTTCAGCATCCAATGCTATTTCAGACAATAGTTTGTCATGCTTgtaggaagacacaaaaaaacaactcagcAATGTAAAATCTATGGTATGatttggaaaaaaagatttctgtAAGACCCAGTCTGAtatgttgtgtctctgtgttcaggGTGTTCACTGAGAGCGGCTGCTGTGAAGTCCCTCTGCCACCCATGGTGGGTCCCTGCTCTGCTGTCAGCGCACTGTTCAACAAGACCACCGGCGCTGCCACCGGCGCTGTTGGCGTCTTCACCTACGACCTCTTCAACGCAGACCTGAATGACTACAGCCACGTCATGGCTGTCATGTTCTCCGTGCCCTACGACCGAAACCTCTACTCCAACTGGTTCGCTGTGGGCATCTTTGACAGAGGACACGACTGCGACTACAATCTTTATGATATTATGTATAATGGAAGTGAAAACAATTTTGTGAGAGCAAAGGCTGATGGCTCGTGCATTTCTTATGAGGGCGATTATGTTATTGTCAGTGCCTCCATGTCAGACTCAGGTGAAGCAGTCCTGAGGGTGGATATCAATGATACTGGCATGTATTAAGTCAAAAGAAAGATCCTACTGTTGTTATGTAAACCATATGAGAATCAATATACTTAAATATGAGGGCACATGAGTGTACACTAAATATTGGTTATTTCAGGTGTGATTTTCAAAAGTTGATGCctaattacaaataaaaaacaagacttttgtGTGTCCATCAAATCATGTCCTCTTTGTATTTGTCCATGTATAGATAAAATTCAACAGTTTAGGAATTTATTATCATGTTCTTACAAACAGAGCTAATGCAGATTTAATTTGACTTAATCATTTGCTTGAATTAAACCGATTACACCTTTAGTGCGTTCTCTCTGACACAAAGAGATCTAGTTGATACAGAGCTGTTTCTGGACATTTTGGTGCCCACTGGCACAATC
This region of Siniperca chuatsi isolate FFG_IHB_CAS linkage group LG11, ASM2008510v1, whole genome shotgun sequence genomic DNA includes:
- the LOC122883901 gene encoding DELTA-sagatoxin-Srs1a-like, with translation MPHRNCSVEINNNSGCYTLANPRVFTESGCCEVPLPPMVGPCSAVSALFNKTTGAATGAVGVFTYDLFNADLNDYSHVMAVMFSVPYDRNLYSNWFAVGIFDRGHDCDYNLYDIMYNGSENNFVRAKADGSCISYEGDYVIVSASMSDSGEAVLRVDINDTGMY